A DNA window from Halanaerobium saccharolyticum subsp. saccharolyticum DSM 6643 contains the following coding sequences:
- a CDS encoding phospholipid carrier-dependent glycosyltransferase, which translates to MLTLLKEKLKKINAWHLILIFFIINISFLTTFPFIHSDEAWLSGLSRKIMLTGNLASTESFFDLLPRYPHAIKIFFHLIQIIFIKIFGYKIFAFRLISLLTGSLSLYIFYKISFLITKSKILSLSALLILAVDIHFIYSSHLARQEIILVFIFLAAFYYFLKKIIDLKNKNINNYNLKSSPKIKENITLGIILGSAIGFHPNSFIIALPFIFIYSYYLLSNKKIFLKAISFLRFL; encoded by the coding sequence ATGTTAACTTTATTAAAAGAAAAACTAAAAAAAATAAATGCTTGGCATTTAATTCTAATCTTTTTTATTATAAACATTTCTTTCCTAACAACTTTTCCTTTCATCCATTCAGATGAAGCCTGGTTAAGTGGTCTTTCAAGAAAGATTATGTTAACTGGTAATTTAGCAAGTACAGAAAGTTTTTTTGATCTGTTGCCCCGATATCCACATGCCATAAAAATATTCTTTCACCTAATCCAGATTATATTTATCAAAATTTTTGGCTATAAAATATTTGCTTTCAGATTAATTTCACTACTAACTGGAAGTTTATCTCTTTATATTTTTTATAAAATTTCATTTTTGATAACTAAATCTAAAATTTTAAGTTTGTCAGCACTACTTATATTGGCAGTTGATATTCATTTTATTTATAGCTCTCACTTAGCACGTCAGGAAATTATTTTAGTTTTTATCTTCTTAGCTGCTTTTTATTATTTTTTAAAAAAGATTATTGATCTTAAAAATAAAAATATTAATAATTATAATTTAAAATCAAGCCCAAAAATTAAAGAGAACATTACTCTCGGAATAATTTTGGGATCAGCAATCGGTTTTCATCCTAATTCATTTATTATTGCTCTCCCCTTTATTTTTATATATAGTTATTATTTACTTTCTAATAAAAAAATTTTTTTAAAAGCTATTTCATTTTTGCGATTTCTTTAG
- a CDS encoding sulfurtransferase: MKKTAKILFLLLVFAIVLTGCEADISVPGEVGQDIITADEALKVMEEEEVVVVDAQKSGDFEDQHLDGAVNIARNDITTFGPYPNMLADASKIESSLGDNGITNQSKVLIYDNNNNMDAARLWWTMLVYGHSTDNMKVISGGLNALEEAGATFTSGEYEVEALEYKADEKNEDLIATKDEILAQVNNPSDDVAILDVRTADEVSEGIIPGAIHINYVDNNKDNGEFYPPSYIQRYYPDNDITPDKEVIMYCQTSIRAAQSYIALHNAGYRDLKLYDGAWIEWSSDSSTPKAMPTGAPAEPSAQDGS; the protein is encoded by the coding sequence ATGAAAAAGACTGCAAAAATATTGTTTCTTCTATTAGTTTTTGCGATTGTTCTTACAGGCTGTGAAGCAGATATTTCTGTGCCCGGTGAAGTGGGACAGGATATAATTACAGCAGATGAAGCTTTAAAGGTAATGGAGGAAGAAGAGGTAGTTGTGGTTGATGCTCAAAAATCTGGTGATTTTGAAGATCAGCATTTAGATGGTGCAGTAAATATTGCTAGAAATGATATCACCACTTTTGGACCCTATCCTAATATGTTGGCAGATGCTTCTAAAATTGAATCTTCCTTAGGAGATAATGGTATAACTAATCAGTCAAAAGTACTAATATATGATAATAATAATAACATGGATGCAGCACGACTATGGTGGACAATGCTGGTTTATGGTCATAGTACTGATAATATGAAGGTGATAAGCGGTGGTTTAAATGCTTTAGAAGAAGCTGGTGCTACTTTTACTTCGGGTGAGTATGAAGTTGAGGCTCTAGAATATAAAGCAGACGAAAAAAATGAAGATTTAATTGCTACTAAAGATGAAATACTTGCTCAGGTTAATAATCCTAGTGATGATGTCGCAATTCTAGATGTTAGAACTGCAGACGAAGTTAGTGAAGGAATTATTCCGGGAGCTATTCATATTAATTATGTAGATAATAATAAGGATAATGGAGAATTTTATCCACCAAGTTATATTCAAAGATATTATCCTGATAATGATATTACACCAGATAAAGAGGTTATTATGTACTGTCAAACTTCAATTAGAGCTGCACAGAGTTATATAGCTTTACATAATGCTGGCTATAGAGACTTAAAGCTTTATGATGGGGCTTGGATTGAATGGTCATCAGACAGTTCTACACCAAAAGCAATGCCAACTGGTGCACCTGCAGAACCAAGTGCTCAGGATGGTTCCTAA
- a CDS encoding rhodanese-like domain-containing protein produces MRKRRILLSMALVVMALLVVSTSAFAVSDAVEDAVNDYFANLPEDNAMIGEEAFVEKLKAGEDLFVLDIRQPDVYNEGHVKGAINLPWGPDAIADNLDKLPADKTIYVYCYTGQTANQTVGLLNFAGFETKSVRFGWNLGISKVEGYENVVETSSNQLGEVTDYEINPEIKTAVVDYFKGLADVSDSMYKNYKISEDMLKMALDSDADMMVVSIRQASAYAEGHIEGAVNIPWGAGMEQYFGQLPQDKKLVIYCYTGQTAGQTVAGLRMLGYDAVSLNGGMGTPMNEPYGWSNKGYEVVQ; encoded by the coding sequence ATGAGAAAAAGAAGAATTTTATTATCAATGGCACTAGTGGTTATGGCACTGCTTGTAGTTTCAACATCAGCCTTTGCAGTATCCGATGCAGTAGAAGATGCAGTAAATGATTATTTTGCAAACCTTCCAGAAGATAACGCTATGATTGGGGAAGAAGCTTTTGTGGAAAAATTAAAAGCTGGAGAAGATTTATTTGTTCTCGATATCAGACAGCCTGATGTTTATAATGAAGGCCATGTTAAAGGTGCAATTAATTTACCTTGGGGCCCAGATGCAATTGCTGATAACTTAGATAAGTTACCTGCAGATAAAACTATTTATGTTTATTGTTATACAGGTCAGACAGCTAATCAGACTGTAGGTCTTTTAAACTTTGCTGGTTTCGAAACTAAATCAGTTAGATTTGGTTGGAATTTAGGAATTTCAAAGGTAGAAGGTTATGAGAATGTAGTTGAAACTTCCAGTAATCAGTTAGGTGAAGTTACAGATTATGAAATTAATCCAGAAATTAAAACTGCAGTAGTAGATTATTTTAAAGGTCTTGCAGATGTTAGTGATTCAATGTATAAAAACTATAAGATTTCTGAAGATATGCTAAAAATGGCTTTAGATTCTGATGCGGATATGATGGTTGTTTCAATTAGACAGGCAAGTGCTTATGCCGAAGGTCATATTGAAGGTGCAGTAAATATTCCTTGGGGTGCTGGAATGGAACAATATTTCGGTCAGCTTCCACAGGATAAGAAGCTAGTGATCTACTGTTATACAGGTCAAACAGCTGGTCAAACAGTAGCTGGACTAAGAATGTTAGGTTATGATGCTGTATCACTTAATGGTGGTATGGGTACTCCTATGAATGAACCTTATGGTTGGTCAAATAAAGGTTATGAAGTAGTTCAGTAA
- a CDS encoding dicarboxylate/amino acid:cation symporter, with the protein MLKKIGLVPRLLLGIISGIIIGMFFPETVSRLLYTFTHIFGEFLNYIVPFVILAFIIPGIAELGNKAGRLLGSTVLIAYCSTVAAGTAAYLIGSRIVPAIVKSANVANPEEGGLEPFLTLEIPALLGVMTALVTAFVIGMGINHIRHNGDHQNLYGFMTEFRDIIVLVIENVIIPFLPFHIAGVFANMAYSGTAFETLNVFGKVFALIIAMHLGYLVILYTIAGSASGKNPFKSLKNMIPAYTTAIGTMSSAATIPVTLKSAKKNNITEKIADFVIPLCATVHLAGSTITLTTCAIAVVLIQGGTPTFASFFHFILMLGVTMVAAPGVPGGAVMAALGLLTSILGFGEGATALMIGLYLAQDSFGTATNVTGDGAIAIIVDAIGKKTGSIKEKVA; encoded by the coding sequence ATGTTAAAAAAAATAGGATTAGTTCCAAGGCTATTATTAGGTATTATTTCTGGTATTATAATTGGAATGTTTTTTCCTGAGACAGTTTCCAGATTACTTTATACATTCACACATATTTTTGGGGAATTTTTAAATTACATAGTTCCATTTGTAATTTTAGCTTTTATTATTCCTGGAATTGCAGAACTTGGTAATAAAGCGGGTCGACTTTTAGGTTCAACTGTTTTAATAGCGTATTGTTCTACAGTTGCCGCAGGAACAGCTGCTTATTTAATCGGTAGTAGAATTGTACCTGCTATTGTAAAGAGTGCTAATGTAGCAAATCCAGAAGAAGGTGGTTTAGAACCATTTTTAACTCTTGAAATACCTGCACTGCTTGGAGTTATGACAGCTCTTGTAACTGCTTTTGTAATTGGTATGGGAATTAATCATATTAGACATAATGGAGATCATCAGAATCTGTATGGATTTATGACAGAGTTTAGAGATATTATTGTTCTTGTTATTGAAAATGTCATTATTCCATTCTTACCATTCCATATTGCTGGTGTTTTTGCTAACATGGCTTATTCTGGTACTGCATTTGAAACATTAAATGTTTTCGGAAAGGTATTTGCTTTAATCATTGCTATGCATCTTGGTTACTTAGTAATTCTTTATACTATTGCTGGTAGTGCTTCCGGTAAAAATCCATTTAAGAGTCTTAAAAACATGATTCCTGCTTATACAACTGCTATTGGTACAATGTCAAGTGCGGCAACAATTCCTGTAACACTAAAAAGTGCTAAAAAGAATAATATTACAGAAAAAATTGCTGACTTTGTAATACCTTTATGTGCGACTGTACACCTTGCTGGTAGTACAATTACCTTAACAACCTGTGCTATTGCTGTTGTTCTGATTCAGGGTGGTACACCAACCTTTGCTTCATTTTTCCACTTTATCTTAATGCTTGGTGTAACAATGGTTGCAGCGCCAGGAGTTCCAGGTGGAGCAGTTATGGCAGCTTTAGGTTTATTAACATCTATCTTAGGTTTTGGAGAAGGTGCAACAGCTTTAATGATTGGACTTTATCTTGCACAAGATAGTTTTGGTACAGCTACTAACGTAACAGGTGATGGAGCGATTGCTATTATAGTTGATGCAATTGGAAAGAAAACTGGATCTATTAAAGAAAAAGTAGCATAA
- a CDS encoding helix-turn-helix transcriptional regulator — MRISVDEKREVHPYLDNMKSVAEGIFQFLGKEAEVVLHDLSKPEESIIFIAGELTDREIGGPITDVGLKRLRDENDPDDVLNYKNELEDGRILKSSTMFVTDDNGQVLGCLCVNYNITDLYMVENTIKNFCALDNQKKKSTNDTDTQHEIFADDINDVMEKMISNAIKDVEKPIPYMEKNDKIKVIEYLDKKGAFMIKGAVDHTAEKLNVSRYTIYNYLKEVDNNK; from the coding sequence ATGAGAATTTCGGTAGATGAAAAGCGAGAAGTCCATCCTTATCTTGATAATATGAAATCAGTTGCTGAAGGTATATTTCAGTTCTTGGGCAAAGAAGCAGAAGTAGTGTTACATGATTTAAGTAAACCAGAAGAGTCCATAATCTTTATTGCAGGTGAGCTAACAGATAGAGAAATTGGTGGTCCAATTACTGATGTAGGTTTAAAAAGATTAAGAGATGAAAATGATCCTGATGATGTTTTAAATTACAAAAACGAGTTAGAAGATGGAAGAATCTTAAAATCTTCTACAATGTTTGTAACAGATGATAATGGTCAGGTATTAGGTTGTCTCTGTGTAAATTATAATATTACTGATCTTTATATGGTCGAAAATACTATTAAAAATTTCTGTGCTCTTGATAATCAAAAGAAAAAGAGTACTAACGATACAGATACTCAACATGAAATTTTTGCTGACGATATAAATGATGTAATGGAAAAAATGATTAGTAATGCTATCAAAGATGTAGAAAAACCAATTCCCTATATGGAAAAGAATGATAAAATAAAGGTTATTGAATACTTAGATAAGAAGGGAGCATTTATGATTAAAGGTGCTGTTGATCATACTGCAGAGAAGTTAAATGTTTCCCGCTATACTATTTATAATTATCTTAAAGAAGTGGATAATAATAAATAA
- the ilvA gene encoding threonine ammonia-lyase — MAVVSLEDIKTAREKLKGVAIKTDLDKSRTFSKMSGNEVYLKLENLQRTGSFKIRGAYNKISNLTEAEKKNGVVAASAGNHAQGVALAATQMGIKSTIVMPEGAPIGKINATQGYGADVILSGESYDEAHAEEERFAKENGATIIPAFNDPDVIAGQGTIGLEILEDLPDVDVVITPIGGGGLLSGVAVALKESNPDIEVIGVEAANAACMSESMKQGCLANLDKVETIADGIAVKCPGDITYKIISEYVDHIVTVEEEEIAHAISLLMERAKLIVEGASATTLAAVLNDKINIQGKKIAIVLSGGNIDLDMISTIIDRGMIKAGRRISFETSLFDKPGALRDLLSVISETGANVISVTHDRLTPEISIKHAQVQVSLETKNSEHVKEIIKTLENHDYEIKGLK, encoded by the coding sequence ATGGCTGTTGTTAGTTTAGAAGATATAAAAACTGCTCGTGAAAAGTTAAAAGGTGTTGCTATAAAGACTGATTTAGATAAATCAAGAACATTCAGTAAAATGAGTGGGAATGAAGTTTATTTGAAGCTGGAAAATTTACAGAGAACAGGTTCCTTTAAAATTCGTGGTGCCTATAATAAAATAAGTAATTTAACTGAAGCTGAAAAGAAAAATGGTGTAGTTGCTGCTTCAGCAGGAAACCATGCTCAAGGGGTTGCTTTAGCAGCAACCCAGATGGGTATCAAATCTACAATAGTTATGCCAGAAGGAGCACCAATTGGTAAGATAAATGCGACTCAAGGTTATGGTGCTGATGTAATTTTAAGTGGTGAGAGCTATGATGAGGCTCATGCAGAAGAAGAAAGATTTGCTAAGGAAAATGGAGCGACAATTATTCCTGCATTTAATGATCCAGATGTAATTGCGGGTCAGGGTACTATCGGTCTTGAAATTCTAGAAGATTTACCTGATGTAGATGTGGTAATTACTCCTATTGGAGGAGGAGGACTGCTTTCTGGTGTTGCAGTTGCTCTAAAAGAATCAAATCCTGATATAGAGGTTATAGGTGTTGAAGCTGCAAATGCTGCCTGTATGTCTGAATCTATGAAGCAGGGTTGTCTTGCTAATTTAGATAAAGTTGAGACAATAGCTGATGGAATTGCAGTTAAATGTCCTGGAGATATAACATATAAAATAATCTCTGAATATGTTGATCACATAGTAACTGTTGAAGAAGAAGAAATTGCTCATGCTATATCATTACTTATGGAAAGAGCTAAACTTATTGTTGAAGGAGCTTCAGCAACAACTCTAGCAGCTGTATTAAATGATAAAATAAATATTCAAGGCAAAAAAATTGCAATTGTGTTAAGTGGAGGTAATATAGATTTAGATATGATTTCCACAATTATTGATAGAGGTATGATTAAAGCAGGAAGACGGATTAGTTTTGAAACATCTCTATTTGATAAACCAGGAGCACTAAGAGACCTGCTATCTGTTATTAGTGAAACTGGAGCAAATGTAATTTCAGTTACTCATGATAGACTTACACCAGAAATTTCTATAAAACATGCACAAGTTCAGGTAAGTTTAGAAACTAAAAATTCAGAGCATGTTAAAGAAATAATAAAAACTCTAGAAAACCATGATTATGAAATTAAAGGTTTAAAATAA
- a CDS encoding RidA family protein yields MAKEIIHTDQAPAAVGAYSQAVKAGNTVYLSGQIAIDPETQEIIDGGVEEQAKRVLKNLKAVLAAADCTFKDVVKSEIFLDDINDFSAVNDIYAEYFKEEPPARACVEVGSLPKGVAVEISLVAVK; encoded by the coding sequence ATGGCAAAAGAAATTATTCATACAGATCAAGCACCAGCAGCAGTAGGTGCATATTCACAGGCGGTTAAGGCAGGTAATACAGTTTATTTATCTGGACAGATTGCTATCGATCCAGAAACTCAAGAAATTATAGATGGTGGAGTTGAGGAGCAGGCAAAGAGAGTTTTAAAAAATCTTAAAGCCGTTCTAGCAGCAGCAGATTGTACATTTAAAGATGTTGTTAAATCAGAGATTTTCCTTGATGACATCAATGATTTTTCTGCGGTAAATGATATTTATGCAGAATACTTTAAAGAAGAGCCACCAGCAAGAGCTTGTGTAGAAGTAGGCAGCTTACCAAAAGGTGTAGCAGTTGAAATTTCACTTGTTGCTGTAAAATAA
- a CDS encoding ABC transporter ATP-binding protein has product MAAQKEKESLIKIENMSLEYGESINSTLALKNINLEINKGEFICVLGPSGCGKSSLLKCIAGYVNPTSGKVLMQGKEVDGPDWHRGVVFQSPTLYPWMTVNENVEFGPKMRDLPKAEIEDIREYFLEEVNLSGFGENYTFELSGGMKQRVAIARVLANYPQVVLMDEPFGALDALTRENMQNLIRNIWEENNTTIFFITHDVDEALLLANRVVVMSKQPGEIIRIFNVDFTDQIFKKGTKEVIYNDDYFKVKNEIMDIIHSQID; this is encoded by the coding sequence ATGGCTGCTCAAAAAGAAAAAGAGAGCTTAATTAAAATTGAAAATATGAGCTTAGAATATGGAGAAAGTATTAACTCCACTCTAGCTCTAAAAAATATTAATCTAGAAATTAATAAGGGTGAATTCATCTGTGTTTTAGGACCTTCTGGTTGTGGAAAAAGTTCTCTGCTTAAATGTATTGCTGGTTATGTAAATCCTACTTCTGGCAAAGTTTTAATGCAGGGCAAGGAAGTTGATGGTCCCGACTGGCACCGAGGAGTCGTCTTTCAATCTCCAACACTTTATCCCTGGATGACAGTCAATGAAAATGTTGAATTTGGTCCCAAAATGAGAGATTTACCTAAGGCTGAAATCGAAGATATCCGTGAATATTTTTTGGAAGAGGTAAATTTGAGCGGTTTTGGTGAAAATTATACATTCGAATTATCCGGTGGAATGAAACAGAGGGTGGCTATTGCCCGAGTCCTGGCCAATTATCCACAGGTTGTTTTGATGGATGAACCTTTTGGTGCTCTAGATGCTTTAACCAGAGAAAATATGCAGAATTTAATTAGAAATATCTGGGAGGAAAATAATACTACAATATTTTTTATTACTCATGATGTAGATGAAGCTTTGCTGCTGGCAAATAGGGTTGTAGTAATGTCTAAACAACCTGGAGAAATCATTAGAATTTTTAATGTTGATTTTACTGATCAAATCTTTAAAAAAGGAACTAAAGAAGTTATTTATAATGATGATTACTTTAAAGTTAAAAACGAAATTATGGATATTATTCACAGTCAAATTGATTAA
- a CDS encoding taurine ABC transporter substrate-binding protein, with translation MKIKSKKILLFLLITALALTLTACGGDQTQNDSAESLPDEINFGILRVPNDQTIAIAEGFFDDYFTERGIEVNTRVFDSGVEANQALASGSIDFATMGNTNAITALARDLNVELIWIHEVLGENEALAVKNGSGIEEVEDLVGKRIAVPFASTAHYILLNVLKEAGIEEDVQLLDMQTAEIVAAWERGDVKAAYTWQPTLAQLLKNGYTLTDSKEMADKGYITANVDVVRKKFSENYPELVADFISALNQAGNIYRNDPEKAAKIAGDKLGLETEVALHQMQGTTWKTREELLSSDFFGTVDEPGKFAEIMKDTSDFLQAQGSIEESPSQAAFNEYVNPEYIKMSLENDQTNY, from the coding sequence ATGAAAATTAAATCTAAAAAAATACTGTTATTCTTGTTAATTACTGCTTTAGCTTTAACTTTAACAGCTTGTGGTGGCGATCAAACTCAAAATGATAGTGCTGAATCTTTACCTGATGAAATTAATTTTGGAATATTGAGAGTCCCAAATGATCAAACCATAGCAATCGCTGAAGGATTTTTTGATGATTATTTTACCGAGCGTGGAATTGAAGTTAATACTAGAGTTTTTGATTCAGGTGTTGAAGCAAATCAAGCCCTAGCTTCAGGTAGTATAGATTTTGCTACAATGGGTAATACAAATGCAATAACCGCTTTAGCTCGTGACTTAAATGTAGAATTAATCTGGATTCATGAAGTACTGGGAGAAAATGAAGCTCTAGCAGTAAAAAATGGTTCCGGAATCGAGGAAGTTGAAGATTTAGTTGGAAAAAGAATTGCTGTTCCTTTTGCTTCTACAGCTCATTATATTCTTTTAAATGTTTTAAAGGAAGCAGGAATTGAAGAAGATGTTCAACTATTAGATATGCAGACTGCCGAAATTGTAGCAGCCTGGGAACGGGGAGATGTTAAAGCAGCTTATACCTGGCAGCCAACTTTAGCTCAACTTTTAAAAAATGGTTATACTCTAACAGATAGTAAAGAAATGGCTGATAAAGGATACATTACTGCCAATGTAGATGTTGTACGCAAAAAATTCTCAGAGAATTATCCCGAATTAGTTGCTGATTTTATATCTGCTTTGAATCAAGCTGGAAATATTTATCGAAATGATCCAGAAAAAGCTGCAAAAATTGCTGGAGATAAATTAGGTCTTGAAACAGAAGTTGCTTTACATCAAATGCAGGGCACTACCTGGAAAACTCGGGAAGAGCTCTTGAGTTCTGATTTCTTTGGTACTGTAGATGAACCCGGAAAATTTGCTGAAATTATGAAAGATACCTCTGATTTTCTGCAGGCTCAAGGTTCTATAGAAGAATCACCTTCTCAAGCCGCATTTAATGAATATGTTAATCCAGAATATATCAAAATGTCTCTAGAAAATGACCAAACTAACTATTAA
- a CDS encoding ABC transporter permease, with amino-acid sequence MALDNNQNNKKEKSNASQNAEKTISRESNKNKKSKTERALTFLTWASIFILWYVITKLGIFTPTLLPGPVRVWRAFLRILENGYNGVPLWVHLGASFKRLFVALFFAIFSAVPLGLLSGYFNKIEAVIDSVVEFYRPLPPLAYYTLLVLWFGIDDTSKQILLFLAAFAPIYIACVSAVRKLNQDFVLSAKSLGAAQKDVFFKIVLPASLPEIFTGIRTAFGVAYTTLVSSEMVAATSGIGWMVLDASNFLKSDVIFVGIIIMGITGVIIDAGLRFLERKIIFWKGHV; translated from the coding sequence ATGGCTTTAGATAATAATCAAAATAATAAAAAAGAAAAATCTAATGCTTCTCAAAATGCTGAAAAAACTATCAGCAGAGAATCAAATAAAAATAAAAAAAGCAAAACAGAAAGGGCCTTAACTTTCTTAACCTGGGCTTCTATCTTTATTTTATGGTATGTAATTACAAAATTAGGAATTTTCACCCCTACTCTGCTGCCAGGACCAGTAAGGGTTTGGCGAGCTTTTCTTAGAATATTGGAAAATGGATATAATGGGGTTCCACTCTGGGTTCATTTAGGAGCAAGTTTCAAACGTTTATTTGTTGCTCTTTTTTTCGCAATTTTTTCTGCCGTACCACTTGGTCTTTTAAGTGGTTATTTTAATAAAATAGAAGCTGTGATTGATTCTGTGGTTGAGTTTTATCGCCCACTTCCACCACTAGCTTATTATACTCTTTTAGTGCTTTGGTTTGGTATTGATGATACTTCAAAACAAATTCTTTTATTTTTAGCTGCTTTTGCTCCAATATATATTGCCTGTGTTTCAGCAGTAAGGAAGCTAAATCAAGACTTTGTTTTAAGTGCTAAGTCACTGGGCGCTGCCCAAAAAGATGTGTTCTTTAAAATTGTGCTTCCTGCTTCCTTACCGGAAATTTTTACTGGAATTAGAACAGCCTTTGGTGTTGCCTATACAACTCTTGTTTCTTCGGAAATGGTTGCAGCAACCTCTGGTATTGGTTGGATGGTTCTTGATGCTTCTAACTTTTTAAAAAGTGATGTTATTTTTGTTGGAATCATAATTATGGGAATTACTGGAGTAATTATTGATGCGGGATTAAGATTTCTAGAGCGAAAAATAATTTTCTGGAAAGGTCATGTATAA
- a CDS encoding FAD-dependent oxidoreductase: MSKKILVVGGVAGGAGTAARARRLDEDAEIIMFERGPHVSFSNCALPYHLSGVVRDCDDLVLMCPSKFAEQYNIDARVNNEVLSINREEKTVEVKNLEKGETYTEDYDKLVLSPGANPIRPGSIKGVNNDNVFTIRNVVDIDKLNQYVKENNVENVAVIGAGYIGVEIAENFIHSDKNVALVEAMDQVMQPFDFDMAQIIQKELYDNGVDVVVSDPLTEVNDDHVVLKSGKKIDAEAVVLAIGVSPETELAEDAGLKIGETGGIEVNHNYVTSDPDIYAVGDVIEVYSKIARSKTRLPLAGPAQRQARAAANHIYNIPTKNNGVIGTSVIRAFDYNAAATGLNEKQLKDAGISYDFVYIIPTDKVGLMPDANPLHFKLIYEVPTGKILGAQAVGKGNVDKRIDVMATAILMDATVEELTESELAYAPLFSTPRNAVNQSTLVATNLINNRYNQVPVTKVRELVENDAFIVDVREEDEYQAGHLINSVNIPLSELRERTDEIPKDRPVYLHCRSGQRSYNAVLALQGRGYDNVINVSGSFLGICFYEYFLDQTTDRKKIVTEYNFN, from the coding sequence ATGAGTAAAAAGATCTTAGTTGTTGGGGGAGTAGCTGGTGGTGCAGGTACAGCTGCTAGAGCAAGAAGATTAGACGAAGATGCAGAAATTATAATGTTTGAACGCGGACCACATGTTTCATTCTCAAATTGTGCTTTACCATATCATTTAAGTGGGGTTGTTAGAGACTGTGATGATTTAGTTTTAATGTGCCCTTCTAAATTTGCTGAACAGTATAATATTGATGCTCGGGTTAATAATGAAGTTTTAAGCATCAATAGAGAAGAAAAAACTGTAGAAGTTAAAAATTTAGAAAAAGGAGAAACATATACTGAAGACTATGATAAATTAGTACTCTCTCCTGGTGCTAATCCAATTAGACCAGGAAGTATTAAGGGTGTAAACAATGATAATGTCTTTACTATCCGTAATGTAGTTGATATTGATAAGTTAAATCAGTATGTAAAAGAAAACAATGTAGAAAACGTAGCAGTAATCGGTGCTGGATATATTGGAGTTGAAATTGCTGAAAACTTTATTCACTCTGATAAAAATGTAGCTTTAGTAGAAGCTATGGATCAGGTAATGCAGCCTTTTGATTTTGATATGGCTCAAATTATTCAAAAAGAACTTTATGATAATGGAGTTGATGTTGTTGTATCAGATCCATTAACTGAGGTTAATGATGACCACGTAGTTTTAAAATCTGGTAAAAAGATTGATGCAGAGGCAGTTGTTTTAGCTATCGGTGTTAGTCCAGAAACAGAGCTGGCTGAAGATGCAGGACTTAAAATCGGAGAAACAGGTGGAATTGAAGTAAATCATAATTATGTAACGAGTGATCCTGATATTTATGCTGTAGGAGATGTAATCGAAGTTTATTCTAAAATTGCTCGTTCCAAAACAAGATTGCCACTTGCTGGACCTGCTCAAAGACAGGCCAGAGCTGCAGCTAACCATATCTATAATATTCCTACAAAAAATAATGGAGTAATTGGTACTTCAGTAATTAGAGCTTTTGATTATAATGCAGCAGCAACTGGTTTAAATGAAAAGCAGCTAAAAGATGCTGGTATTTCTTATGACTTTGTCTATATTATTCCAACAGATAAAGTTGGTTTAATGCCAGATGCTAATCCTTTACACTTTAAATTGATTTACGAAGTACCAACAGGTAAAATTTTAGGTGCTCAGGCTGTAGGTAAAGGTAATGTAGATAAAAGAATTGATGTGATGGCAACAGCAATTTTAATGGATGCTACAGTAGAAGAATTGACAGAATCAGAGCTTGCTTATGCTCCTCTATTTTCTACTCCAAGAAATGCTGTTAATCAATCTACTTTAGTTGCCACAAACTTAATTAATAACCGCTATAATCAGGTTCCAGTAACTAAGGTTAGAGAATTAGTTGAAAATGATGCTTTTATTGTAGATGTTCGTGAAGAAGATGAATATCAAGCTGGACACTTAATTAATTCAGTTAATATTCCTTTAAGTGAACTAAGAGAAAGAACAGATGAAATACCTAAAGATAGACCAGTATACTTACACTGTCGTTCAGGTCAGAGAAGTTACAATGCAGTTTTAGCACTGCAGGGTCGAGGCTATGATAATGTGATTAATGTCTCTGGTTCATTCTTAGGTATCTGCTTCTACGAATATTTCTTAGATCAGACAACTGATCGTAAAAAAATTGTAACAGAATATAATTTTAACTAA